The Tachysurus vachellii isolate PV-2020 chromosome 21, HZAU_Pvac_v1, whole genome shotgun sequence region GATAAggacacaaatataaatgtagtagttgttgttgttgctgctgttgtgattgtttttatttttgaatgaattgaaaaaaaaaaaaaaacctagaacTGGGTTTGTGGTATTCTGATTCCATTCTGTATTAGACCAAaggtcagtaaaataataaagaacatgtattaaataaaattgtaataaatgtgaTACAAATGTCTAATTTTATAAATTATCTGTGCattagtttaataaaaacacattactaACAAATAccacaaatataaaaacatcactTATATAGAAGTGATATAGAAATATTACTCATTAGATTTTCACTGATATAGAAATATTACTCATTTTAACTGCTACAATAAACTTCAgggatatttattttaaattctgtcACAGACCACAGaacatcatttaaagaacacaaagcattttggaaacaaaccATTTCACTGAcatataattgttttattaattcaacCAAACATTTGTGTAAAGAGCAGTCTAGTAAAACCACaagttgttaaaaaaacaacttactTGATAATggatgatgaataaatgaaatctaACTAGAACAACTTAAAaaagatatttgtgtttttttcccaaaaaatcGCTTAATCCTATTAAAAATGTCCTGCAGTTTTAGTCCATATATAATGGGATTTAATAGAGGAGGAATAACCAGATTTTCCACTGACATTATCATAGTAATCATGTGAGGCATTTTACCTTCTAATCTACTATTTATAACTTCAAAACATGAAGTGACAGTAAAActtgtgaaaatgaaaagatgTGGTAAACAAGTCTGTAGAGCTTTTCTTCTGAAATCTTTAGAGTTCCTTAAACATACAGAAAGTATTTTAACATatgagaaaaacacaaaaaacaatggGGGAAATACAGAAATGCTTAAAAGGAAAAGTCCATATGaattatttacagaaatgtctCCACAACTCAGTTTAACAATTGCAAAATTATTACAATAAACTCTGTTTAGTTTAAACCTACATATCTTAAGCTTATAGATTAATATAATTCCCATAGTATTTTCACAGCAAGGTACAAACCAACATAAAAATAAGAGTTTTTTCACAGTGGACATTTTTACAAGAGTTGTATAATGTAATGGTTTACAGATGGACACGTATCTGTCATAGGCCATAGCTGATAACAGAGTGAACTCAGACATGCCATAAGTGTAAAGCCAATAAGCCTGAAATACACAAGCATCAAAGGAGATTATTTGACTTTCGGATAAAAAATCTGTTAGCAGTTTGGGGTAAAAAGCAGTCACTCCAAGAAGGGCATTTAAGAGCAAAGCAGCAACAAATATGTACATGGGCTCATgcagatgtttgtttgtgcatATCACAAAAATGACAAGAACATTACagcaaatgattaataaatatacaaaaaggctgagtaaaaaataaacatatctgTACTTATCTAATTCTACATGTCCCaccaaatgtaaaaatgtagcaTTAGTATCCATGACTAGTGTATAAGTAATCCATAAAACACTAAAACCTTTAACAGCAGGTCACACCAGTGAATTTATATCATTCCAGTATATTAATAAGAATGTGCTATAAATACAGCGTGTCTTGCTGTGATTAAAGCAGATTTGTggttcatttttatacatttgaatGAATGTTCCTTAGTGGTtgtgtgactgactgacacaTGTAAACCCTGCCCACTTTGTAAAACTAATTCATAAGAGTATG contains the following coding sequences:
- the LOC132863961 gene encoding putative gustatory receptor clone PTE03; this encodes MDTNATFLHLVGHVELDKYRYVYFLLSLFVYLLIICCNVLVIFVICTNKHLHEPMYIFVAALLLNALLGVTAFYPKLLTDFLSESQIISFDACVFQAYWLYTYGMSEFTLLSAMAYDRYVSICKPLHYTTLVKMSTVKKLLFLCWFVPCCENTMGIILIYKLKICRFKLNRVYCNNFAIVKLSCGDISVNNSYGLFLLSISVFPPLFFVFFSYVKILSVCLRNSKDFRRKALQTCLPHLFIFTSFTVTSCFEVINSRLEGKMPHMITMIMSVENLVIPPLLNPIIYGLKLQDIFNRIKRFFGKKTQISFLSCSS